A stretch of Methylogaea oryzae DNA encodes these proteins:
- a CDS encoding class I SAM-dependent methyltransferase yields MQRQLEPELMDDAEQAAAYAAADFAEANGRFVRLFGELCGGFAGTALDLGCGPGDICLRLARAYPACTVHGLDGAAAMLDYAEAGLARQPELAGRVRFLQGRLPLAHGLADGYDALLSNSLLHHLPDPAVLWQAVRRYGRPGSLVLVMDLFRPPDDAAAQALVRRYAADAPPVLQRDFHNSLCAAFTPDEIAGQLAATGLDHLRVWVVSDRHVAVDGVL; encoded by the coding sequence ATGCAACGCCAACTGGAACCCGAACTGATGGACGACGCCGAGCAGGCGGCAGCCTATGCGGCGGCGGATTTCGCCGAGGCCAACGGCCGCTTCGTGCGGTTGTTCGGCGAGCTGTGCGGCGGGTTCGCCGGCACCGCGCTGGACTTGGGCTGCGGGCCGGGCGATATCTGCCTGCGTTTGGCGCGGGCTTATCCCGCCTGTACGGTGCACGGCCTGGACGGCGCCGCCGCCATGCTGGATTACGCCGAGGCCGGCCTGGCGCGGCAGCCGGAACTGGCCGGGCGGGTGCGGTTCCTCCAGGGCCGCTTGCCGCTGGCGCACGGGCTGGCGGACGGCTACGACGCGCTGTTGAGCAACAGCTTGCTGCACCACCTGCCCGATCCCGCCGTGCTGTGGCAGGCCGTACGCCGTTACGGCAGGCCGGGCAGCCTGGTGTTGGTGATGGACTTGTTTCGTCCGCCGGACGATGCCGCGGCGCAAGCCCTGGTCCGGCGCTACGCCGCCGACGCGCCGCCGGTGTTGCAGCGGGATTTCCATAACTCCCTGTGCGCCGCCTTCACCCCGGACGAAATCGCCGGCCAATTGGCGGCGACAGGCTTGGACCATCTACGGGTGTGGGTGGTCAGCGATAGGCATGTGGCGGTGGATGGAGTGTTGTAA